One Chanodichthys erythropterus isolate Z2021 chromosome 10, ASM2448905v1, whole genome shotgun sequence DNA segment encodes these proteins:
- the LOC137028373 gene encoding protocadherin gamma-A12-like: MEYRLFLVLLFAFFVALLLFPLKTFCADLSYNIPEETKRQYVIGNIAKDLRMDVKQLSARKARIDTEDSSKRYCDINLNTGHLIVAETIDREELCGSQIPCTLSYELVLENPLEVHRIILQIQDINDNSPRFPNERINFEIRESADKGQRFRLDEAHDSDIEHNAVNGYSLEINENFILTVHDTADGGKYAELVLEKELDREQQKEIDMILTATDGGSPQRSGTAVIHITVLDANDNVPVFSQPVYKVTLAENTPSGTEIIRVSATDADEGPNGEVTYEFSRISDKTAKLFSIDKTTGQIVVIGDIDFEKDKKYEMGIQAKDASGLASTAKVIIDITDVNDNPPRIILKSLNNPIPENSEPGTEVGIINVQDKDSGENRQIRCSVQQNVPFKLNPSVKNYFSLVTTKALDREKESDYNITITATDGGSPPLSTSMTIHLFVSDVNDNPPVFEQQSYSAYIRENNKAGTSVCSVSANDPDWRQNGTVLYSLVPSEVNGVPVSSFLSVNGDTGVIHAVRSFDYEQFRNFSVKVVARDNGSPPLSSNVTVKVFITDENDNSPQILYPVPDGKSLMTEMVPKATLSGSLVSKVIAVDADSGQNAWLSYQILKSSDPGLFTIGLHSGEIKTQRDISESDNMKQNLVISVKDNGQPSLSTTCAVNLLISDNLSEVPELKDMTYEDNSSKLTSYLIIALVSVCTFFLTFIILILAVKFCHRRKPRLLFDGAVAVPSAYLPPNYAEVDGAGTLRSSYNYDAYLTTGSRTSDFKFVRSYNENTLPAGGTLRKEDNIQFGSSMITLDVTGNEDEI, encoded by the exons ATGGAATACAGATTATTTTTAGTTCTTTTATTTGCGTTTTTCGTGGCTCTCCTTCTGTTTCCTCTGAAAACCTTCTGTGCAGATCTGAGCTACAATATTCCGGAAGAAACGAAGCGCCAGTATGTGATCGGGAATATAGCCAAGGATCTCAGGATGGATGTTAAACAACTATCTGCACGTAAAGCTCGGATAGACACGGAGGACAGCAGCAAACGGTATTGTGATATTAATCTGAATACTGGTCATTTAATCGTGGCAGAGACAATAGACCGAGAGGAGCTTTGTGGTTCTCAAATTCCCTGTACTCTCAGTTATGAGCTCGTCCTGGAAAACCCTCTTGAAGTTCACCGTATAATTCTGCAAATTCAGGACATAAATGATAACTCACCACGATTTCCAAATGAGCGTATTAACTTTGAAATCAGGGAATCGGCAGATAAAGGCCAGCGATTCCGTTTGGATGAAGCGCATGATTCAGATATTGAGCATAATGCAGTGAATGGCTATTCACTGGAgataaatgaaaattttatattGACTGTACATGATACTGCAGATGGAGGGAAATATGCGGAACTTGTGTTGGAAAAGGAGCTGGATCGTGAACAGCAGAAGGAGATAGATATGATTCTCACAGCCACTGATGGAGGTTCACCGCAGAGGTCTGGCACTGCTGTCATTCACATCACTGTTCTTGATGCCAATGATAATGTTCCAGTATTTAGTCAGCCTGTTTATAAGGTCACTCTGGCTGAAAATACACCTTCAGGAACAGAAATAATCAGAGTGAGCGCCACAGATGCTGATGAAGGTCCAAACGGGGAAGTGACGTATGAATTCAGCAGAATATCAGATAAAACTGCAAAATTATTTTCTATTGATAAAACAACAGGACAAATTGTGGTGATTGGAGATATTGATTttgaaaaagacaaaaagtaTGAAATGGGAATTCAGGCCAAAGATGCATCTGGCTTGGCATCAACTGCTAAAGTCATCATAGATATAACTGATGTTAATGATAATCCACCTAGAATCATCCTTAAATCTTTGAATAACCCGATACCTGAAAACTCTGAGCCAGGCACTGAGGTGGGAATCATTAATGTTCAAGACAAAGACTCAGGAGAAAACCGGCAGATTCGTTGCTCTGTTCAGCAAAATGTTCCTTTCAAACTCAACCCATCTGTTAAAAACTATTTCTCTCTAGTAACTACAAAAGCTCTCGACCGAGAGAAAGAATCTGATTACAACATTACCATCACAGCCACAGATGGGGGATCTCCACCATTATCCACCTCCATGacgattcatttatttgtctCAGATGTGAATGACAATCCTCCTGTATTTGAGCAGCAGTCCTACAGTGCTTATATAAGAGAAAATAACAAAGCAGGCACCTCTGTTTGTTCTGTCAGTGCAAATGACCCAGACTGGAGACAGAACGGGACTGTACTGTACTCTCTGGTACCCAgtgaagtcaatggggtcccaGTGTCCTCCTTTCTATCTGTTAATGGAGATACAGGGGTGATTCATGCTGTAAGATCATTTGACTATGAGCAGTTCAGAAACTTCAGTGTCAAAGTTGTTGCCAGAGACAATGGTTCTCCTCCTCTCAGCAGTAACGTGACTGTGAAAGTCTTCATAACAGATGAGAATGATAACTCTCCACAGATATTATACCCTGTTCCAGATGGAAAGTCTTTAATGACTGAAATGGTCCCTAAAGCGACTCTCTCAGGCTCTCTGGTCTCCAAGGTGATCGCTGTAGATGCTGACTCTGGACAGAACGCATGGCTGTCCTATCAGATCTTGAAATCTTCTGATCCGGGACTTTTCACCATTGGTCTCCATAGTGGAGAGATCAAAACACAACGAGACATTTCTGAATCTGACAATATGAAGCAGAATCTTGTTATTTCAGTGAAGGATAACGGGCAGCCCTCTCTGTCTACAACCTGTGCTGTGAATTTACTGATTTCTGACAACCTTTCTGAAGTTCCTGAACTTAAAGATATGACTTATGAGGACAACAGCTCTAAATTAACGTCATACTTGATCATTGCATTAGTTTCCGTGTGCACCTTCTTCCTGACGTTCATCATACTGATCTTGGCAGTGAAGTTTTGTCACAGGAGAAAGCCCAGACTGTTGTTTGATGGAGCAGTTGCTGTTCCCAGCGCCTATCTGCCTCCCAACTATGCAGAGGTGGATGGAGCAGGAACTCTCCGCAGCTCCTACAATTATGACGCGTATCTAACCACAGGCTCGCGCACAAGTGACTTTAAATTTGTGAGATCATATAATGAAAACACGCTTCCTGCTGGTGGGACTCTGAGAAAGGAAGACAATATTCAGTTTGGCTCGAGCATGATAACACTAGATGTTACAGGAAATGAAGATGAG ATTTAA
- the LOC137028374 gene encoding protocadherin beta-7-like — protein sequence MEYRLCSILFFAFFVALLLFPLKIVCTDLSYNIPEETKRQYVIGNIAKDLRMDVKQLSARKARIDTEDSSKRYCDINLNTGDLIVAETIDREELCGSRMSCILSYELVLENPLEVHRIILQIQDINDNSPRFPNERINFEIRESAVKGQRFRLDEAHDKDIGHNAVNGYSLAKNKHFVLNIYDSADGGKYAELVLEKELDREQQKEIDMILTATDGGSPQRSGTAVIHITVLDANDNVPVFSQPVYKVTLAENTPSGTEIIRVSATDADEGPNGEVTYEFSRISDKAVKLFSINKTTGQIVVIGEIDYENERNYEIIIQAKDASGLASTAKVIIDITDVNDNPPRIILKSLNNPIPENSEPGTEVGIINVQDKDSGENRQIRCSVQQNVPFKLNPSVKNYFSLVTTKALDREKESDYNITITATDGGSPPLSTSMTIHLFVSDVNDNPPVFEQQSYSAYIRENNKAGTSVCSVSANDPDWRQNGTVLYSLVPSEVNGVPVSSFLSVNGDTGVIHAVRSFDYEQFRNFSVKVVARDNGSPPLSSNVTVKVFITDENDNSPQILYPVPDGKSLMTEMVPKATLSGSLVSKVIAVDADSGQNAWLSYQILKSSDPGLFTIGLHSGEIKTQRDISESDNMKQNLVISVKDNGQPSLSTTCAVNLLISDNLSEVPELKDMTYEDNSSKLTSYLIIALVSVCTFFLTFIILILAVKFCHRRKPRLLFDGAVAVPSAYLPPNYAEVDGAGTLRSSYNYDAYLTTGSRTSDFKFVRSYNENTLPAGGTLRKEDNIQFGSNMITLDVTGNEDEVREV from the coding sequence ATGGAATACAGATTATGTTCAATTCTTTTCTTTGCGTTTTTCGTGGCTCTCCTTCTGTTTCCTCTGAAAATCGTCTGTACAGATCTGAGCTACAATATCCCGGAAGAAACGAAGCGCCAGTATGTGATTGGAAATATAGCCAAGGATCTCAGGATGGATGTTAAACAACTATCTGCTCGTAAAGCTCGGATAGACACTGAGGACAGCAGCAAACGGTATTGTGATATTAATCTGAATACTGGTGATTTAATCGTGGCAGAGACAATAGACCGAGAGGAGCTTTGTGGATCTCGAATGTCCTGCATTCTCAGTTATGAGCTCGTCCTGGAAAACCCTCTTGAAGTTCATCGTATAATTCTGCAAATCCAGGACATAAATGATAACTCACCACGATTTCCAAATGAGCGTATTAACTTTGAAATCAGAGAATCAGCAGTTAAAGGCCAGCGATTCCGTTTGGATGAGGCGCATGACAAGGATATTGGACATAACGCTGTTAATGGCTATTCACTGgcgaaaaataaacattttgttttgaatatttATGATAGTGCAGACGGAGGGAAATATGCTGAACTTGTGTTGGAAAAGGAGCTGGATCGTGAACAGCAGAAGGAGATAGATATGATTCTCACAGCCACTGATGGAGGTTCACCGCAGAGGTCTGGCACTGCTGTCATTCACATCACTGTTCTTGATGCCAATGATAATGTTCCAGTATTTAGTCAGCCTGTTTATAAGGTCACTCTGGCTGAAAATACACCTTCAGGAACAGAAATAATCAGAGTGAGCGCCACAGATGCTGATGAAGGTCCAAACGGGGAAGTGACGTATGAATTCAGTAGAATATCAGATAAAGCTGTAAAATTATTTTCTATTAATAAAACAACAGGACAAATTGTGGTGATAGGAGAAATAGATTATGAAAATGAAAGGAACTATGAAATTATAATTCAGGCCAAAGATGCATCTGGCTTGGCATCAACTGCTAAAGTCATCATAGATATAACTGATGTTAATGATAATCCACCTAGAATCATCCTTAAATCTTTGAATAACCCGATACCTGAAAACTCTGAGCCAGGCACTGAGGTGGGAATCATAAATGTTCAAGACAAAGACTCAGGAGAAAACCGGCAGATTCGTTGCTCTGTTCAGCAAAATGTTCCTTTCAAACTGAACCCATCTGTTAAAAACTATTTCTCTCTAGTAACTACAAAAGCTCTCGACCGAGAGAAAGAATCTGATTACAACATTACCATCACAGCCACAGATGGGGGATCTCCACCATTATCCACCTCCATGacgattcatttatttgtctCAGATGTGAATGACAATCCTCCTGTATTTGAGCAGCAGTCCTACAGTGCTTATATAAGAGAAAATAACAAAGCAGGGACCTCTGTTTGTTCTGTCAGTGCAAATGACCCAGACTGGAGACAGAACGGGACTGTACTGTACTCTCTGGTACCCAgtgaagtcaatggggtcccaGTGTCCTCCTTTCTATCTGTTAATGGAGATACAGGGGTGATTCATGCTGTAAGATCATTTGACTATGAGCAGTTCAGAAACTTCAGTGTCAAAGTTGTTGCCAGAGACAATGGTTCTCCTCCTCTCAGCAGTAACGTGACTGTGAAAGTCTTCATAACAGATGAGAATGATAACTCTCCACAGATATTGTACCCTGTTCCAGATGGAAAGTCTTTAATGACTGAAATGGTCCCTAAAGCGACTCTCTCAGGCTCTCTGGTCTCCAAGGTGATCGCTGTAGATGCTGACTCTGGACAGAACGCATGGCTGTCCTATCAGATCTTGAAATCTTCTGATCCGGGACTTTTCACCATTGGTCTTCATAGTGGAGAGATCAAAACACAACGAGACATTTCTGAATCTGACAATATGAAGCAGAATCTTGTTATTTCAGTGAAGGATAACGGGCAGCCCTCTCTGTCTACAACCTGTGCTGTGAATTTACTGATTTCTGACAACCTTTCTGAAGTTCCTGAACTTAAAGATATGACTTATGAGGACAACAGCTCTAAATTAACGTCATACTTGATCATTGCATTAGTTTCCGTGTGCACCTTCTTCCTGACGTTCATCATACTGATCTTGGCAGTGAAGTTTTGTCACAGGAGAAAGCCCAGACTGTTGTTTGATGGAGCAGTTGCTGTTCCCAGCGCCTATCTGCCTCCCAACTATGCAGAGGTGGATGGAGCAGGAACTCTCCGCAGCTCCTACAATTATGACGCGTATCTAACCACAGGCTCGCGCACAAGTGACTTTAAATTTGTGAGATCATATAATGAAAACACGCTTCCTGCTGGTGGGACTCTGAGAAAGGAAGACAATATTCAGTTTGGCTCGAACATGATAACACTAGATGTTACAGGAAATGAAGATGAGGTAAGAGAGGTGTAA
- the LOC137028375 gene encoding protocadherin beta-16-like — MVEVIELTCTVYFNFFFIFFIKNRISYAFFILNIRSADLSYSVPEETKTKHVIGSLSKELNLDSNSLRFRKARLDYQGERRYCEVDLDSGNLFVSERIDREMLCGTASPCLMHFEFILENPLELHNVVLEVQDINDNPPVFPKDSIKLEISEGAPTGSKLQIARARDLDVGINSVQTYILSQNKHFVLDTKSNKDRYVDIVLKNSLDRETKGEHSLILSAVDGGNPPKSGSVVIEVLVIDVNDNAPVFSQPLYKTRLSENSALGTSVIKITATDVDEGANGQITYYINHLSDNTKELFKIDENYGEISVAGQLDHEKASSYEMEVQAEDGGGQTGHCKVVIEIDDVNDNAPVISVKSLKNQVPENIPPGSEIAVINVKDQDSGENSLVTCSISTSLPFQLQPYIKSYFIITTTTSLDREQDENYNMTITAKDGGTPPLFSNITLNIQVSDINDNSPTFELQSYAVYISENNKAGTSVCSVSANDPDWRQNGTVLYSLVPSEVNGVPVSSFLSVNGDTGVIHAVRSFDYEQFRNFSVKVVARDNGSPPLSSNVTVKVFITDENDNSPQILYPVPDGKSLMTEMVPKATLSGSLVSKVIAVDADSGQNAWLSYQILKSSDPGLFTIGLHSGEIKTQRDISESDNMKQNLVISVKDNGQPSLSTTCAVNLLISDNLSEVPELKDMTYEDNSSKLTSYLIIALVSVCTFFLTFIILILAVKFCHRRKPRLLFDGAVAVPSAYLPPNYAEVDGAGTLRSSYNYDAYLTTGSRTSDFKFVRSYNENTLPAGGTLRKEDNIQFGSSMITLDITGNEDEVREV, encoded by the exons ATGGTAGAGG TAATAGAACTGACTTGTACAGTATACTTCAATTTTTTCTTTATCTTCTTCATTAAAAATAGAATATCATATGCATTTTTTATCCTAAACATCCGAAGTGCTGacctaa GTTATTCTGTGCCGGaggaaacaaagacaaaacatgTTATCGGAAGTCTAAGTAAGGAGCTTAATTTGGATTCTAATAGCTTGAGGTTTCGCAAAGCCCGTTTGGATTATCAAGGGGAGAGAAGGTACTGTGAAGTAGACCTAGATTCAGGAAATCTTTTTGTTTCGGAAAGGATCGACCGAGAGATGCTATGCGGTACTGCCTCCCCCTGCCTCATGCACTTTGAATTTATTCTTGAAAATCCTCTAGAGCTTCATAACGTTGTTTTGGAGGTCCAGGACATCAATGACAACCCTCCTGTTTTCCCTAAAGACTCAATTAAACTTGAGATAAGCGAAGGGGCACCAACcggaagcaaattacaaatagcTCGCGCACGGGATTTGGATGTTGGAATTAATTCAGTTCAGACGTATATTCTCAgtcaaaacaaacattttgttcTTGATACAAAATCAAATAAAGACAGGTATGTGGACATTGTTTTGAAAAACAGTCTGGATAGAGAGACAAAAGGAGAGCATTCCTTGATTTTGTCAGCGGTCGATGGGGGGAATCCTCCTAAATCTGGATCTGTTGTTATTGAAGTGCTCGTGATAGACGTGAATGATAATGCACCAGTGTTTTCGCAGCCTTTGTACAAGACTCGTTTATCTGAAAATTCAGCACTCGGAACGTCTGTCATCAAAATTACTGCAACCGATGTGGATGAGGGCGCAAATGGACAGATTACGTATTATATCAATCACCTATCCGACAACACAAAAGAATTGTTTAAAATTGACGAAAATTACGGAGAAATATCTGTTGCTGGACAGTTGGACCACGAGAAGGCCTCCTCGTACGAGATGGAAGTGCAGGCGGAGGATGGTGGAGGTCAGACAGGCCACTGTAAAGTTGTTATTGAAATAGATGATGTCAATGACAACGCGCCGGTTATATCTGTAAAGTCTCTGAAAAACCAAGTCCCAGAAAACATCCCACCTGGTTCAGAGATCGCTGTAATAAACGTAAAGGACCAAGATTCAGGTGAAAACAGTCTGGTTACTTGTTCCATTTCGACGAGTCTGCCATTTCAACTACAGCCGTACATCAAGTCTTATTTCATTATCACTACAACTACTTCGCTTGATCGAGAACAAGACgaaaattataatatgacaATAACAGCAAAGGACGGAGGTACACCCCCCTTATTCTCTAATATAACTCTGAACATACAAGTTTCAGACATCAACGACAACTCCCCTACATTTGAGTTGCAGAGCTATGCTGTTTATATAAGTGAAAATAACAAAGCAGGGACCTCTGTTTGTTCTGTCAGTGCAAATGACCCAGACTGGAGACAGAACGGGACTGTACTGTACTCTCTGGTACCCAgtgaagtcaatggggtcccaGTGTCCTCCTTTCTATCTGTTAATGGAGATACAGGGGTGATTCATGCTGTAAGATCATTTGACTATGAGCAGTTCAGAAACTTCAGTGTCAAAGTTGTTGCCAGAGACAATGGTTCTCCTCCTCTCAGCAGTAACGTGACTGTGAAAGTCTTCATAACAGATGAGAATGATAACTCTCCACAGATATTGTACCCTGTTCCAGATGGAAAGTCTTTAATGACTGAAATGGTCCCTAAAGCGACTCTCTCAGGCTCTCTGGTCTCCAAGGTGATCGCTGTAGATGCTGACTCTGGACAGAACGCATGGCTGTCCTATCAGATCTTGAAATCTTCTGATCCGGGACTTTTCACCATTGGTCTTCATAGTGGAGAGATCAAAACACAACGAGACATTTCTGAATCTGACAATATGAAGCAGAATCTTGTTATTTCAGTGAAGGATAACGGGCAGCCCTCTCTGTCTACAACCTGTGCTGTGAATTTACTGATTTCTGACAACCTTTCTGAAGTTCCTGAACTTAAAGATATGACTTATGAGGACAACAGCTCTAAATTAACGTCATACTTGATCATTGCATTAGTTTCCGTGTGCACCTTCTTCCTGACGTTCATCATACTGATCTTGGCAGTGAAGTTTTGTCACAGGAGAAAGCCCAGACTGTTGTTTGATGGAGCAGTTGCTGTTCCCAGCGCCTATCTGCCTCCCAACTATGCAGAGGTGGATGGAGCAGGAACTCTCCGCAGCTCCTACAATTATGACGCGTATCTAACCACAGGCTCGCGCACAAGTGACTTTAAATTTGTGAGATCATATAATGAAAACACGCTTCCTGCTGGTGGGACTCTGAGAAAGGAAGACAATATTCAGTTTGGCTCGAGCATGATAACACTAGATATTACAGGAAATGAAGATGAGGTAAGAGAGGTGTAA